Genomic DNA from Ilyobacter polytropus DSM 2926:
ATAATTACATCTGATAAAAGCATGAAAACATACACAACCAGAGCTAAATTCAAAAAAAATTCAAAAAAAATCCTCCTATATACACGAGATTACCACAATCCTAAGAAAATTTCACCTCTATCATATTATTTTTTATAAAATAAAATTTGACATTTCTATCTTTTGGGTATTATAATCTGAAAAGAAAAACTGAATTTTATATAGCGAATGTTGCTAGGGGAGCCTTTTGGCTGAGAGGAGAATTCCGACCCTTAGAACCTGATCTGGATAATACCAGCGTAGGGAAGCAGCGGAAATCTTTTATACGATCACTGGGGAAGTCTCATTTTCCTGTCAGGTGGATTCTGCTGCTCTGTACTTTGGTACAGGGCTTTTTTTATTTCCCTGAAAAATTCAGTCAGTTTCAAAAGAAAAAGATTAGAATATCTCGTCACGAATGAACACGAATAAAAGATTAAAAATTGGCAGGAATAAAATCAATAAACAAAAAAAATTAAACACTTTACCACAGAGTACACAGAGAGGGTGTAGCTATTAGGCTAAAGATAGAAATTCCAAAATCAAAGATATATTTTCTCTGTGCAACAAAAATTTGATGTTGGCTCTCTTTATAAAACTCTATGCCCTCTGTAACCAAAATATTTTAGATTTTATCTTTATTCGTGACATGTTCTTTCCTCTATTCGTGTTCATCCGTGGAAAAATATTTTGAATCTGTATTTATTCATTACGTTAAAAACTCAAATTAAAATATAATTTTACAGGAGGATTAAAATGTCTTATATGACTCAGATGGAAGCTGCAAGAAAGGGTATATTCACTAAGGAGATGGAGATCGTATTGAAGGAGGAATCAATCTCTAAAAAAGATCTCATGGAAAAAATGGCTCAGGGAAAGATTGTAATCCCTGCAAATAAAAACCACAAATCTCTTTCGCCTAAGGGTATAGGGGAGGGACTCAAGACCAAAATCAACGTAAATTTGGGAGTTTCAGAAGACTGCTGCGATCAGGAGTTAGAACTTGAAAAGGTTATGAATTCAATAAAACTCGGAGCAGATGCAATAATGGATTTAAGTACATTTGGGGACACAAGAGGTTTCAGAAGAAAGCTGGCAGATATGTCTCCCGCAGCCTTAGGGACTGTGCCCATGTACGATGCCGTTGCAAAATACGGAAAAGATATAGCATCTATGACTGTAGAAGACCTTTTCAAAGTAGTAGAAGAACACTGTGAAGACGGTATGGATTTCCTCACAATACATGCAGGTTTGAATCTTACCTGTGTAGAGAGACTTCAAAAGAATAACAGACTTACAAAGATTGTCAGTAGAGGGGGATCTATCTTATATGAATGGATGATAAAAAATAATAAAGAAAACCCATTCTACGAGCATTATGACAGACTTCTCGATATATGCAGAAAGTATGACGTAACCCTTAGTCTAGGAGATGGACTAAGACCTGGAAGTTTAAAAGATGCTACAGATGCACCTCAAATCCAGGAGCTTATAATCTTAGGAGAACTCACAAAGGCAGCGTGGGAAAAAGATGTACAGGTTATGATAGAAGGTCCCGGCCATGTCCCTTTAAATGAGATAGCTACCAATATGCAGCTTGAAAAAAAACTATGCCATGGTGCACCATTCTATGTATTAGGTCCTATTGTTACAGATATAGCTCCAGGTTATGACCATATCACTTCTGCAATCGGGGGAGCTATCGCTGCATCTAACGGAGCTGATTTCCTCTGCTATGTAACTCCTGCAGAACACCTTAGACTTCCTACGGCTGAAGATGTAAAAGAGGGAATCATAGCCTCAAAAATTGCTGCCCACGTAGGAGATATTGCCAAGGGAATCAAAGGTGCCATCGATTGGGATCATGCTATGAGTGAGGCCAGAGGAACTCTCAACTGGCAAAAGATGTTTGATCTATGTATTGACCGTGAAAAAGCCATAGAATATCGTCGTTCTGTAATAGAATCTTCAAAAGGAGAAGCATGTACAATGTGCGGCGACCTCTGCCCCATTAAAAGATGCAATGAGATTGCCTAAAGAGATCTTTAGAGTTAAGATAGCAAATCAAAAGATCCTTATGGAACTAACAGACACAAAGACCCAGATGCAACTATTGAAAAAATTGATCTCTGTATATGAGAAGCGAGGGATCATTAGAGGTGCAAAGGATCTAATCAATATTTTAAAAGGATCTTTCTCATTTATCTTTCCTTTTGGTAAAGGACAACTTTTATACTGTGACTTTTATAATCAAAATACAATTTTCAAGGCAAATAAAATCTGTAGTGAAAAATGCAGGGGAAAGCTTATTTATATAGAGGGGAAAAAATATATAATTTTAAATATTTTTCACCCTTTAAAAAAGGATTGGGAGCCGGAAAAAATTTATGAGGAGGTCTTATGGAGATAATATTAAACGGAGAAAAGACAACAATTCCCACGAAAGAAAATCTTTTACAATATATCAAAGAACTGAGCCAACAGTGGGAAATCAGTTTAGATGGTGCAGTAGTTCTTATAAATGATCAGATAATAAAAAAAGACAATTGGAAAAACACACTGATCAGTGATGGTGATTTATTGGAAGTTTTATCGTTTGTTTCAGGTGGATAAAAAAAGGAGTTTATAAATATGAACAACAAACTTATTTTAGGCGGACACGTTTTCCAAAGCAGACTTCTCACAGGAACTGGAAAATTTTCAGATAAAAACCTTATTGAACCTATGTTAGATTCCAGCAATTCTCAAATAATAACAATGGCACTAAGACGAATCGACTTTAAAAATCCAAAGGAAAATATATTAAATTACATTCCTAAAAATGTAACACTTTTACCAAACACATCAGGGGCTAGGACTGCTGAAGAGGCAATCAAAATAGCCCGTATAGCAAGGGAAGCAGGATGCGGTGACTTCATAAAAATAGAAATTATAAACGATATGAAGTACCTAATGCCTGATAATCAGGAAACTATAAAGGCGACTAAAGTCCTTGCTGATGAAGGTTTCGTTGTGCTTCCATATATGATGCCAGATCTCATAGCCGCAAAAAAACTAGAGGATGCCGGAGCCGCCGCAGTTATGCCTTTAGGAGCTCCCATCGGATCTAACAGAGGTCTTGAAACAAGAGCTCTTATTGAGATGCTAAATGACAACAAGAGAGTACCTATAATTGTCGACGCAGGAATTGGGAAACCCTCTCATGCTGCTGAGGCAATGGAAATGGGATGTGATGCTGTACTCGTAAACACTGCCATTGCAACTGCTTATGATCCTGTAAAAATGGGAAGGGCATTTTCTCTGGCCGTAGAAGCCGGTCGTGAAGCTCACCTTGCCAAAATGGCAGAAGAAAAAAAATATGCAAGTGCCAGCTCTCCCCTAACAGGATTTCTTTTTAGAGGTGAAGAAAAATGAGTTTCTACGACTTAATGAAAGGGTGGGAGGATTTTGACTTTGAAGCTTATTTTTCTGAAGTTTCTCATGAGGATATAATAAGAACACTTCAAAAAGACAAGTTGGAAGAACTAGATCTTTTAAACTTACTCTCTCCACAGGCCCAATATTTTTTAGAAGAGATAGCTAAAAAATCCTATGCTGTGACGAGACAGCACTTTGGGAATATTATCTCACTTTATATCCCCCTATACGTCTCAAACTACTGCACAAACCACTGTATTTACTGTGGATTTAACAAAGAAAACAAAATTATAAGAAAACACCTCTCCCTAAAAGAGGTTGAAAAAGAACTTGTAGCTATATCCAAGACTGGGATGTCCCATATAATCCTTCTCACAGGGGAGGCAGAAGGTCTTATCGATATAAATTATCTCAAGGGAATTGTTGAAAAGGCGACAAAATATTTCCCCTCTGTGTCTATAGAGGTGCTTCCTCTAGAAACCGATGATTACCAAGTTTTAAAACAATCCGGATTAGACGGTCTAACAGTATACCAAGAGGTCTATGATGAAGATATCTATGATCAGGTTCATATTTCAGGAGGTAAGAAGAATTATAGATTTCGTTTAGATACCCCAGAAAGAGGTGCAAAGGCAGGTCTTAGAAATATCAATATTGCTCCTCTTTTTGGACTTGGAGAGATAAAAAAAGAAGCTTTTTTTGCCGGCCTGCATTTGAAATATCTCACTGATAAGTATCTAAATACTGAATTTGGAGTCTCTCTTCCTAGGATAAATAGTGCAGAAGGAGGCTTCAAAGCTTTTCATAAAATGGATGATACAGCCTTTATCCAGGTGATGATGGCCTATAGATTATTTCAACCTAAGGCAGGAATAACTGTTTCTACAAGGGAGAGTCATGAGTTTAGAAATAATATAATGCCGCTAGGAGTTACAAAATTTTCGGCAGGGTCTAAAACAGGAGTCGGAGGCTATGCAGAAAAAGATTTGTCCACGTGCCAGTTTGAAATAAGTGACAAGAGCAGTATAGAGGAAACTGAAAAAGCCATAAGAGAAAGGGGGTTTCAGCCTGTCTACAAAGACTGGCACACAATATGAAAATAGGTATAGCAGGAGCCGGAGGAATAGGGTCAAATGTTGCAGTCCACCTTGTAAGAACGGGAATATCAGAGCTAAAAATAGCAGATTTTGACATTATAGAAAAATCAAATCTAAACAGGCAGTTCTACTTTCACCATCAGATAGGCGCCTCTAAGGTAGAAACTCTGAAAAAAAATCTGTTGGATATAAACCCCGATGGTAATTTTTATGTTGAGAATATAAAGCTTAACAGGGAAAATATGTCAGATTTTTTTTATGATTGTGACATTGTAATAGAGGCCTTTGATAAATCAAAATACAAAACAATGCTTATAGAGGAGATATACCCTCTAGGTAAGTTAATTGTCTCAGCATCGGGAATAGCCCACTGGGATCTTGGAAATATAAATATAAAAGAAGTAATGCCAAACCTTTTTGTGGTGGGAGATTTTGAGAAGGGAATCGAAAATTTTAAGACATATTCTCCCAAGGTGTCCATAGCAGCTGCAATTATGGCGAATATTGCCCTCGAAAAAGGAGGTTTTTATGAGAAGTAGAATAACTATCCCGACAGGTCTTTACGGGATCACAGGAGAGGCCTTTTCCAATGGAAAAAGCAATCTGCAGTGCGTAGAAAGCATGATCAAAGCAGGGATAAAGATAATACAGTACAGAGAAAAAGATAAACCTCTAAGAGATAAGATCAATGACATAAAAAAGATAAGAGAGCTCTGCAGAGAAAATGAGGTTCTTTTCATCATAAACGACCATGTGGATATGGCAATATTAGTAGATGCCGATGGTGTACATGTTGGACAGGAAGATATGCACCCTTCAGATGTCAGGCAGCTAATAGGCCCTGATAAAATCATAGGTCTTTCTACCCACTCACAAGAAGAGGGACTAGCATGCCTAGAAGAAGATATCGATTATATAGGTGTAGGACCCGTATTCCCTACTACTACCAAGGACAGAAAAGCAGTTGGACTTGAATATTTGGACTTTGCAGTTAAAAACTTGGATATTCCTTTCGTGGCTATAGGAGGAATAAAAGAGCATAACATAGAAACGATATTAGAGGCAGGGGCTAAAAGAATCTGCCTGGTGAGCGAGATTATAGGGGCTAAAGATATAACCAAAAAAATTCAAAAGCTAAATCAAATAATAGAAAAAAAATATTAATCTTTTTCATTTCACAAAAAAAGTCCCGGAATTTCCCGGGACTTTTTACAATATTAAAATTTTGTATTTTTTATAGGTATGTTTGCTATCAAAGCTGTTTTCCTGCTCTGTTTATCATCCTCTGATATCTCGATGTTCAGACTATCTATATCTATGTCCACATATTTGGAGATTACAGTTATCAGATCATTTTTCATATCATCGAGAACTCTTGGAGATAGCATAGCTCTATCATGAATTAAAACAAGCTTCAATCTATCTTTGGCTACATTTTTAGAGCCACTCTTCTTAAACATATCGAAAAAACTCATCTCTCCACCTACCTCTTAAAGATTCCTCTTAATTTATTAAAAATCCCCCCTCTTGAAGGGAGCTCTAAAAAGCTTACCTCGTTTCCTATGACCCTTTGGGATATATTTCCATATGCCTTAGCAGCCAAAGAACTTCCTTTAAATATAAGAGGTTCCCCTTTATTTGTAGATATTATAATATTTTCATCATCAGGAATGATCCCCATTACGTCTACTGCAAGAATATCAACTATGTCTGATATATCAAGCATATTCCCTTCTTTTACCATGTCCACTTTTATACGGTTTACTATAAGTTTAGAATCTTTTATCTCATTTGCATCCAAAAGACCGATGATTCTATCTGCATCCCTCACTGCTGATATTTCAGGAGTTGTTACAATTAGAGCCTGATCTGCTGCTGAGATTGCATTTTTGAATCCTTGTTCTATACCTGCTGGACAGTCAACTATTATGAAATCAAAATCTTCTTTTAGAGCCTCTATAAGTGTCTTCATCTGCTCAGGGTTAACTGAGTTTTTATCCTTTGTCTGAGCCGCAGGAAGTAGAAAGAGATTGTCACACCTCTTATCCTTTATAAGAGCCTGCCTTATTCTGCAGTGTCCCTCTATTACATCAACAAGATCATAAACTATCCTGTTTTCAAGTCCCATAACAACATCTAAATTTCTTAATCCGATATCAGCATCAATAAGAAGAGTCTTCTTGCCCTGAAGAGCAAGACCCACACCCAAATTTGCCGTAGTGGTGGTCTTTCCTACTCCACCTTTACCAGAAGTTATAACAATTACTTTTGCCATTTTTATCACTCCCAAAAATAACTAGATTTTCATAATGTCTCTCAGTGTTATCTTGTTAAAATCCTCTATATGCATCTTTCCGTCTTTTATATATGCTACTTCCAAGCTGCCTTCTTTTTTTACCCTATTTGTGACAAGCATGTCCTCTGCTGGATTTCTGGCAATATTTTTCCCTATTCTCAGCTGGATGGGGTTCATTTTTAAGGCACTTATAAAAGCCTCATCTTCATCCTCTATACCTGCGTAGGCCGTACCGTTTAGATAGCCCAAAACTACTATATTTCCTTTTGCAGTTACTATGGCTCCGGGATTTATGTCCCCTAGAACAACCAGATTCCCTTCATAGTGTACACTTTGACCGGACCTCAGGTTCCCCTTATAAAATTTTGTCACTCCTTCATCTATTATAGTTTCAGGTATGATAAAGTTTCCTATAAAGGATTTACCATTTGACATAATATAAGTTATTTGGATATCACTTTCCCTTCTGATTATTTCAACAAGCTGATTTTCCTCATGCTCTGAAAGACTTCTATTTGAAAACTCTATGGCAACTTTTGCATTTTTCAAAAATTTCTCTGCTTCTCTGAGTTTTTCTTCAAGATTTTTCTTCAGTGTTTCATAATCAATTTCAGCATCTAAATGAATTACAAGTCTGTCCTCTTTTCCCTTTAAAATAACATAATTATCCATCGGCTCCACCCTTCATAAAGTGTGTTCAATTTAAGTATAGCATACCATTTTTGCCTTATCAACTAAAGGCTCTAAAAAAAATAGCTTTTTTCTCGGTTTTTTGATATGATTTTATTTAATAGACAAAGGAGGTCCTCTATGCGTGGTATCTATCTTGCAGGCGAATCTTTTTTCGAAGCTTTTTCTGTGATCAAAAAAGGTAAAATGAGAAAATTCTATCTCTTACCCGGTGTTATAAACCTCATACTTATTAACCTTCTTTATAGATTGAGTAAGTATGTTTCATTTAATATTTTTTCAAAACTTGAAACTTATTTCAACCTAAGTAATTATGAAAATATCGCTTTTATGGTCATAAAGGTCATAATTATAGTTCTATCCTTCTTGTTGTATTTTCTCATGTACAAGGCTCTTCTTCTGATAGTTCTTTCACCCTTTCTGAACTATATCTCAGAAAGAACCGAGAGGACACTGGACAACAGGAAATTTGAATTTTCCTTCAGAGATAATATAAGATTTATCTGGAGAGGTATAGTTATTTCCTGTAAAAGTTTTTCAAAAGAGATGATAGGAACTCTAATTCTTTTACTTCTGGGAATAATACCGTTTTTAAGTCTTACGATTCCTTTTTTCATTTTCCTTCTTCAGGCATATTATATTGGGTTTTCATTTATGGATTATACCCTTGAAAGACACAATTATTCTTCAGAGGAAAGTCTGATTTTTTTGAAAAAAAACTGGGTTTTTTCAGCCTTTAGCGGAGCTTTATTTACCGTGGTATTTCTGATCCCCCTTGTTGGAGTCTTTATAGCACCTTTAGTTTCCTGTGTTGCCGTTACCCTCGGAACTCTGAAAATAATAAACAATGAAAAATATAATTAATTTATTAGAAATAGAAAAAATCCCTCTTTTAAAAGAGGGATTTTTTCTATTTAAGCTAGATTTTCATTTAACTCACTCTTTACTTCCTTATCTCTCAATATATAGATAAAAGCAAAAACAGCCAAAATATGTTGATACCAAAGAAGAGGTATTACTTCAAAAGGTGTTACAGTTCCCTTTGAAAAGCTAAGAAGTATGAGCATCTGAGCTCCATAAGGTATGACTCCCTGCACAATACAGGAAAATATATCAAGAAGTGCAGCACTCCTCTTGCCTTCTACACAGTATTTTTCAGAAACCTCCTTGGCCAGAGGACCGTTTATGATTATAGCCACTGTGTTATTGGCAACAGCAGCATCTGTCATAGCGACTAAGGCTGCCACTCCAAACTGAGCACTTCTTCTGCCTGTAATTTTCTTCTGAACAGATTCTAAAAGCCACTGTATCCCACCTGCTTTGGTTACCATTTGAGCTAATCCACCTGTAAGAAGAGATAATAAAAATATTTCCTGCATTCCTGAAAATCCATTATAAATTTCATTGGAAAAACTAAGAAGGGTAAAGTCACCTTTAAACAGTCCTATTAGACCTGAAAGAAGAATTCCACCTGTAAGTACTGCAAAAACATTTACTCCTGCAATTGCCAGAACTAAAACCACAAGATACGGAATTACCTTTACTACATCATAGTTATAAGTTGCAGCCATATCTATCATACCCTCAGGTCTTCCCAAAACAACTAACATTATTATAGTTATTATGGCAGCAGGAAGAGCAAGAGATATATTCGCTCTAAATTTATCCCTCATCTCTACACCTTGAGTTCGTGTAGCAGCTATTGTGGTGTCTGATATAACTGACAAATTGTCTCCAAACATTGATCCTCCCATTACAGCAGCCAGAGTCAATGCCATAGAAATCCCAGAAGACTCAGCTAAGCCCACAGCAACTGGTGCTATGGCAACTATAGAACCAACAGAAGTTCCCGTTGAGGTAGATATAAATGCCCCTATAACAAAGAGTCCTGCAGGAATATAGTGCACCGGGATAAATGTCAGACCCATGTTTACCACCGAATCTACCCCACCCATAGCATTTGACACTCCTCCGAAAGCCCCTGCAAGAAGATAGATTATACACATTACCATAATATCTTCATGGCCGCAGCCTTTTATAAAGTCTTTGAATTTCTCCTCTATACTTCCTTTAAATAAAATAAAAGCAGATATTATCCCTGCAAATGCTGCAATGGGAGCCGGAAGTTGATAAAAGCTCATTTCTACTCCTGCCATCCCTAAGACAATTCCACTTCCTAGATATATTGTCACAAATATTATAAAAGGTATCAGACCTTTAAATTCACCTTTGGTTTTCATCTTTACTCCTTATTTTTAATTTTCATCATAAATAAAAAAAAGCTGCAATGCAGCCTTTTTTTAGAATATAGGCACTACTCCACCTTGATACTTATCTTCGATAAATGCCTTTACTTTTTCACTCTTTAAAGCTGTCATAAGAGCAGTTATTTTTTCAGATTTTTCTTCCCCGGTTTTTACAGCGACTATGTTCACATATGGAGATTCTGCTCCCTCTATAAGAAGGGCATCTTCTACAGGGTTCAGTCCGCTTTCTATTGCATAATTTCCGTTTATAACAGCTGCATCTACATCTGAAAGAACTCTAGGAAGTTGTGCTGCTTCTAAGGCTTCAAACTTAAAGTTTTTAGAGTTTTCTGTTATATCATACTCTGTTGCTTTTAATCCGGCACTCGGGTCTAACTTGATAAGGCCATTTGTTTGCAAAAGAATAAGAGCTCTAGCTCCATTTGAAGGGTCATTTGGTATTGCTATTACAGATCCATCTTTAAGGTCTGCTAAATCTTTAATTTTCTCTGAATAAAGACCCATTGGTTCTACATGTACTCCACCAGCAGAAACAAGATCAAGATTTCTTTCTTTGGCAAATTCTTCTAAATAAGGAATATGCTGAAAGAAGTTTGCATCTATTTCTCCATCTGAAAGTGCGAGATTTGGTGTAACATAATCTGTAAATTCTACTACTTCAAGAGAATAACCTTTTTCAGCCAATTCTTCTTTTGCTATCTCAAGTATCTCTGAATGAGGTACAGGAGTAGCTCCTACCTTTATTTCCTGTGATTTTTCTTCAACTTTTTTCTCACCACAAGAAGTTAATCCTACGATAAATAAAATTGAAACTGCAACTAAACTAATAATTTTTTTCATATTTCTCTCCTTTTTATCCTCTTTTTTTTCTTATATTATAAACTATTTTATCACCTAAAAATTGTATCCCCTGAACCAGTATTATTATAGATGCCACTGAGACTATCATAATGTCAAGTTTGAATCGCTGATATCCGTATCTTATGGCAAGGTCACCTAGACCTCCTCCACCTATTGCTCCGGCCATTGCAGAATATCCTACAAGGGTTATTACTGTTATTGTCAGACCATGAATCAAAGAAGGCAGGGATTCAGGTATAAGTACCTTTGATATTATATCTTTTCTAGATGCTCCGAGAGATATAGAGGCTTCTAAAAGACCTCTGTCCACCTCTTTAACTGCCCCTTCTACGATTCTCGCCACAAATGGAGCTGCAGCTATGGAAAGAGGCACTATGCTCGCTGTAGACCCTATTGTGGTCCCCACTATGAACCTAGAAAGTGGAAGAACCAATATCATCAGTATAATAAAAGGTATTGATCTAAAAATATTTATAAGGCCGTCTAGAACCTTGTTTAATTTTGGCATTTCAATTATATGATTTTTATCTGTTATTACCGCAAGTAAACCTATAGGCAATCCCATAATGGTAGCAAATATTGTTGAAAGTACTACCATGTATATAGTTTCTGCCATAGCAGGTATCAGCAAAGCTATTATCTTATCCATTATATATCACCTTTATCTCTACATCCTCTTTTTTTATCCAGTTCAGTGCTTCTTCCTGTCTTTCTCCAGAAAGTTCTAGTATCAGATGACCTACATTCTGGGTGACAAGCTTATCTATACTTCCTGATACAATATTTGCATCTATATCAAACATTCTAACCATCTGTGATATAACTGGTTTTTCAACTGTGTGTCCTATATATGAAAGCTTTATTATTTTTTTACCTGGACTCTTTACAAAATCTACCTCTTCTGTTTCTTCTGGTATCAAATGAGATATAAATTCCTTTGCCATCTCTGTTCTTGGATTTGAAAAAATCCTGTCCACACTTCCCTCTTCGATAACTTCACCCTTATCCATTATAGCTGCTCTGTTGCACACACTTCTTATTACTTCCATCTGATGTGTTATAAGCACTATCGTAAGTCCGAGTTTTTTCTGAAGATCTTTTAGAAGGTCAAGTATAGACTTGGTAGTCTTAGGATCAAGAGCACTAGTCGCCTCATCAGATAAGAGTATCTTAGGATTGTTGGCGAGGGCTCTCGCAATTGCAACTCTCTGTTTTTGACCACCTGAAAGTTGGCTCGGAAAAGCTCTTTCTTTATCTTCTAATTCTACAAGGGTCAAAAGTTCTTTTACCCTTGATGGAATATCATTTTTATCCCAACCTGCTATCTCTAGTGCAAAGGCTATGTTCCCGAAAACATCCCTTGACTGAAGAAGATTAAAGTGTTGAAATATCATCCCGGTTTTTTTTCTATACTCTTTTAATTCTGTATCATTAAATTTGAGAATATTATTTCCCTCTACGAGAATCTCACCGCTGCTCGGCTCTTCTAATCTATTTAAAAGTCTTATAAGTGTTGATTTACCTGCACCACTCAGACCCATTATCCCGTATATATCATCCTCTTTTATGTTTAAGTTAACATTTTTTACAGCAAGGACATCTCCGATGGCACTGCTATAAAGTTTATTGAGATCTTTTATCTCTATCATCTATTACCACTCCTCAATTGTATATAAAAAATCCCTTCCAACAACATTTTGTAAAAAGATTTATTAACTGGCTTATAAACTTAATTTATCTATAATTGTTTACCGGTTTTCTAAGAGTTTTATTTTGTAAATAAAAAAAACTCTTCTTTTAGAGAAGAGGTTTCTAGTAATCTATTGCAGATTAGCCTCATCTCGCTGGAATTAGCACCACACCCCTTACGGCAGGTTGCTGAGGTTTCAAAGGGCCAGTCCCTCCACCTCTCTTGATAAGTAATTCATTTATACTAGAAAAAGTATATTACTTTTGACTAACTCTGTCAAGAATTTTTTCATTATTGTATAACTATCAATGGAATATTTTCTGAGTATTATTTCACACCGCAACCTGAAATTTATATGAGGTATTAGATTTATAAGAATCCATCCATTTTGTCTTGGAAAAAAATTACACTAGAGAAATTAAAAACATTATTT
This window encodes:
- a CDS encoding methionine ABC transporter permease, which codes for MDKIIALLIPAMAETIYMVVLSTIFATIMGLPIGLLAVITDKNHIIEMPKLNKVLDGLINIFRSIPFIILMILVLPLSRFIVGTTIGSTASIVPLSIAAAPFVARIVEGAVKEVDRGLLEASISLGASRKDIISKVLIPESLPSLIHGLTITVITLVGYSAMAGAIGGGGLGDLAIRYGYQRFKLDIMIVSVASIIILVQGIQFLGDKIVYNIRKKRG
- a CDS encoding methionine ABC transporter ATP-binding protein — its product is MIEIKDLNKLYSSAIGDVLAVKNVNLNIKEDDIYGIMGLSGAGKSTLIRLLNRLEEPSSGEILVEGNNILKFNDTELKEYRKKTGMIFQHFNLLQSRDVFGNIAFALEIAGWDKNDIPSRVKELLTLVELEDKERAFPSQLSGGQKQRVAIARALANNPKILLSDEATSALDPKTTKSILDLLKDLQKKLGLTIVLITHQMEVIRSVCNRAAIMDKGEVIEEGSVDRIFSNPRTEMAKEFISHLIPEETEEVDFVKSPGKKIIKLSYIGHTVEKPVISQMVRMFDIDANIVSGSIDKLVTQNVGHLILELSGERQEEALNWIKKEDVEIKVIYNG
- a CDS encoding Na+/H+ antiporter NhaC family protein produces the protein MKTKGEFKGLIPFIIFVTIYLGSGIVLGMAGVEMSFYQLPAPIAAFAGIISAFILFKGSIEEKFKDFIKGCGHEDIMVMCIIYLLAGAFGGVSNAMGGVDSVVNMGLTFIPVHYIPAGLFVIGAFISTSTGTSVGSIVAIAPVAVGLAESSGISMALTLAAVMGGSMFGDNLSVISDTTIAATRTQGVEMRDKFRANISLALPAAIITIIMLVVLGRPEGMIDMAATYNYDVVKVIPYLVVLVLAIAGVNVFAVLTGGILLSGLIGLFKGDFTLLSFSNEIYNGFSGMQEIFLLSLLTGGLAQMVTKAGGIQWLLESVQKKITGRRSAQFGVAALVAMTDAAVANNTVAIIINGPLAKEVSEKYCVEGKRSAALLDIFSCIVQGVIPYGAQMLILLSFSKGTVTPFEVIPLLWYQHILAVFAFIYILRDKEVKSELNENLA
- a CDS encoding MetQ/NlpA family ABC transporter substrate-binding protein is translated as MKKIISLVAVSILFIVGLTSCGEKKVEEKSQEIKVGATPVPHSEILEIAKEELAEKGYSLEVVEFTDYVTPNLALSDGEIDANFFQHIPYLEEFAKERNLDLVSAGGVHVEPMGLYSEKIKDLADLKDGSVIAIPNDPSNGARALILLQTNGLIKLDPSAGLKATEYDITENSKNFKFEALEAAQLPRVLSDVDAAVINGNYAIESGLNPVEDALLIEGAESPYVNIVAVKTGEEKSEKITALMTALKSEKVKAFIEDKYQGGVVPIF